The Brassica napus cultivar Da-Ae chromosome C7, Da-Ae, whole genome shotgun sequence genome has a segment encoding these proteins:
- the LOC106378155 gene encoding uncharacterized protein LOC106378155, whose translation MSSAAANPQFLDHYENPYYLHSSDHAGLVLISDRLSSGAEFHSWKRSIRMALNVRNKLGFIDGTIPKPPDSHRDAGSWSRCNDMVATWIMNSVSKKIAQSLLYMSTAESIWKNLLVRFKQDDAPRVYEIEQRLGTIQQGSMDVTTYYTELVTLWEEYKNFIDLPVCTCGRSECNAAALWEKLQERSRVMKFLMGLNESYDASRRQILMIKPIPSLEDVSNMITQDERQKSIKPAVKSDAVIFQTMGSASESVSINTPVLPAAQHGYRPKQRPLCTYCGQYGHILQKCFKIHGYPPGHRFHGQAPRGYSSQSLTPRGQQSQSGFPRSHSQNQTPQYPPSNTVANVTNAPMMGSSIPSSQSLDVNRMSQDQV comes from the coding sequence ATGAGTTCTGCTGCTGCGAATCCTCAATTCTTGGACCATTACGAAAATCCCTACTATCTCCACAGTTCCGATCATGCTGGACTGGTTCTCATCTCCGATCGCCTCTCTTCCGGTGCGGAGTTTCATTCTTGGAAGCGCTCGATTCGTATGGCCTTGAATGTTCGCAATAAGCTTGGTTTCATCGATGGTACGATTCCTAAACCTCCTGATAGCCATCGTGATGCTGGATCTTGGTCTCGGTGCAATGATATGGTTGCGACTTGGATTATGAATTCTGTTTCTAAGAAGATAGCTCAGAGTCTTCTTTATATGTCTACTGCTGAATCGATTTGGAAGAATTTATTGGTACGATTCAAGCAGGATGATGCTCCACGTGTGTACGAGATTGAACAACGTTTAGGGACTATCCAGCAAGGTTCTATGGATGTAACAACCTACTATACTGAGCTCGTCACACTGTGGGAAGAGTACAAGAACTTCATAGATCTTCCTGTTTGTACATGTGGCAGATCTGAGTGTAATGCTGCTGCTTTATGGGAGAAATTGCAGGAACGTAGTCGCGTGATGAAGTTCTTGATGGGGCTTAATGAGTCTTATGATGCTAGCCGACGTCAGATCTTGATGATCAAACCCATCCCGTCTCTTGAAGATGTTTCTAATATGATCACTCAAGATGAGAGGCAGAAGAGTATCAAACCAGCTGTGAAGAGTGATGCTGTGATTTTTCAAACAATGGGTTCTGCTTCTGAGTCTGTCTCTATCAACACTCCGGTTCTTCCTGCTGCTCAACATGGTTATCGCCCTAAGCAGCGACCTTTGTGCACTTACTGTGGCCAGTATGGTCATATTCTTCAGAAGTGTTTCAAGATTCATGGATATCCTCCGGGGCATCGCTTTCATGGTCAAGCTCCAAGAGGATATTCTTCCCAATCATTGACTCCACGAGGACAGCAAAGTCAGAGTGGCTTCCCTCGTTCTCACAGTCAGAACCAAACTCCTCAGTATCCCCCGTCTAACACAGTTGCTAATGTCACCAATGCGCCAATGATGGGTTCTTCCATTCCATCATCTCAGAGTTTGGATGTTAATCGTATGAGTCAAGACCAAGTCTAG
- the LOC106409660 gene encoding LOW QUALITY PROTEIN: UDP-glucose 6-dehydrogenase 2 (The sequence of the model RefSeq protein was modified relative to this genomic sequence to represent the inferred CDS: deleted 2 bases in 1 codon) translates to MFNTVSNKKIEVLGFAFKKDTGTRQTPAIDVFKGLLGDKARLCIYDPQVTEDQIQRDLSMNKFEWDHPLHLQPMSPTTVKQESVSWDAYEASKDAHGICISTEWDEFKNLEKPAFVFAGSNIMDFEKLREIGFIVYSIGEPLDAWLKDMPAVA, encoded by the exons ATGTTCAACACCGTGTCAAACAAGAAGATTGAGGTTCTAGGTTTTGCATTCAAGAAAGACACTGGT ACTAGGCAGACTCCAGCCATCGACGTGTTTAAGGGTCTTTTAGGAGACAAAGCGAGGTTATGCATTTACGATCCTCAGGTGACAGAGGATCAGATTCAGAGGGATTTGTCGATGAACAAGTTTGAATGGGACCATCCGCTTCATTTGCAGCCAATGAGCCCAACGACGGTGAAACAAGAGAGTGTGAGTTGGGACGCATATGAAGCATCCAAGGACGCGCATGGTATATGTATCTCGACAGAGTGGGATGAGTTCAAGAACTTGGAGAAACCGGCTTTTGTGTTTGCTGGAAGCAACATTATGGATTTTGAGAAGCTTAGGGAGATTGGTTTCATTGTGTACTCCATTGGTGAGCCACTAGATGCATGGCTCAAGGACATGCCGGCCGTTGCCTAA